One genomic region from Myxocyprinus asiaticus isolate MX2 ecotype Aquarium Trade chromosome 27, UBuf_Myxa_2, whole genome shotgun sequence encodes:
- the LOC127417866 gene encoding thioredoxin-related transmembrane protein 2-A-like, whose protein sequence is MGLITGLFATFYHLPRIYKWFFRPYYFLSLLLTLAFPAVRSCPGLCEHLPSQREDGNSCAFDWREVEILMFLSAIVMMKNRRAITVEQHIGNIFLFSKVANVVLFFRVDLRLGLLYLTLCVVFLIACKPPIYMGPEYIKYFSETTIDEELERDSRVTWIVEFYANWSPECQSFAPIFADLSLKYNCLGLKFGKVDIGQYGAVAERYRVNPSPLSKQLPSLLLLQGGRELMRRPQVDKKGRAIAWTFTQENIIREFNLNEIFQKFKKLTKGEKTEEPKTLLQERPVEEEPVGSHEEEEPENKKDK, encoded by the exons ATGGGTTTAATTACAGGGCTGTTTGCCACTTTTTACCATCTTCCGCGGATTTATAAATGGTTCTTTCGACCCTATTATTTCCTTTCATTGCTCTTGACACTGGCCTTTCCAGCCGTCCGGAGCTGCCCAGGACTGTGCGAGCATTTACCGTCCCAAAGAGAGGACGGCAACTCATGCGCCTTTGACTGG AGGGAGGTGGAGATTTTAATGTTTCTCAGTGCAATTGTAATGATGAAGAATCGAAGAGCGA taACTGTGGAGCAACATATAGGGAATATATTTCTCTTCAGTAAGGTGGCTAATGTGGTGTTGTTCTTTCGAGTAGACCTGAGACTTGGCCTTCTCTACCTTACACTGTGTGTGG TGTTCCTGATTGCATGTAAACCACCAATCTACATGGGCCCTGAATACATCAAATACTTCAGTGAGACAACCATAGAT GAAGAACTGGAGAGAGACAGTCGTGTGACATGGATTGTTGAGTTTTATGCCAACTGGTCTCCAGAGTGTCAGTCATTTGCCCCCATTTTTGCTGACCTGTCGCTTAA GTATAACTGCTTAGGCCTCAAATTTGGGAAAGTGGACATTGGACAATATGGAGCAGTAGCAGAGAG GTATAGGGTAAACCCCTCCCCGCTCTCCAAACAGCTGCCCTCCTTGTTGCTGCTACAGGGTGGACGAGAGCTTATGCGTCGCCCTCAAGTGGACAAGAAGGGAAGAGCCATTGCCTGGACTTTCACACAG GAAAATATAATTCGAGAGTTCAACCTAAATGAGATATTCCAAAAGTTCAAGAAACTCACAAAGGGAGAGAAGACTGAGGAACCAAAGACACTCCTGCAGGAGCGTCCAGTTGAAGAGGAACCAGTCGGCTCACATGAGGAGGAGGAACCAGAGAACAAAAAAGACAAATGA
- the LOC127417867 gene encoding polyamine-modulated factor 1-like, which translates to MEESEKNSESVSVKSDVDKVSDSGEVSSRASTRRNDSVKSSQSKPRLKLFKKVTEKSLQWLVENASFDRFSHYLQPLSTQNPQLTEAMHKQFVNQLQTLVQKEIASVIEEGDLQVKLDELDNLEELAKDTSEPAWRPSGIPEQDVCSDLVIYYKKQEEYMRLQLKKLQKENAGLAQRVQAGRETITHTEQCISTTAEEWRASLEDLEAFVLTLSSSENFDSL; encoded by the exons ATGGAGGAGTCTGAGAAGAACAGTGAATCGGTTTCCGTTAAAAGTGATGTGGATAAAGTTAGTGACAGTGGTGAAGTTTCATCACGAGCATCAACTCGCCGCAATGATTCGGTTAAATCATCTCAGTCGAAGCCGAGACTCAAACTGTTTAAAAAGGTGACGGAGAAAAGTCTGCAGTGGCTGGTGGAGAACGCaag TTTCGACAGGTTTTCCCACTACCTCCAGCCGCTGTCAACGCAAAACCCCCAGCTGACTGAAGCCATGCACAAACAGTTCGTCAACCAACTACAGACATTAGTGCAG aaaGAAATTGCTAGTGTGATTGAggaaggagacctgcaagtgAAGCTGGATGAGTTGGACAATCTGGAGGAGCTTGCTAAAGACACATCAGAACCTGCATG gCGGCCAAGTGGAATTCCAGAGCAGGATGTGTGTAGTGATTTAGTGATATATTATAAGAAACAGGAGGAATACATGCGTCTACAGCTGAAGAAACTCCAGAAGGAGAACGCTGGACTTGCTCAGAGAGTACAAGCCGGCCGAGAGACCATCACCCACACAGAACAGTGCATTTCCACAACAGCAGAAGAATGGAGG GCTTCTCTTGAGGATCTGGAAGCATTTGTCTTGACTCTTTCCTCTTCTGAAAACTTTGATTCGTTGTGA
- the LOC127418293 gene encoding mediator of RNA polymerase II transcription subunit 19-A, translating to MTEIFSTLFGQNDTQPPSGPAALGFVTGKPPPPNQAPVAAQIPAQHGDDGPTLRKPGAMNEPFYLLRELPVGNDLTGNTNLITHYNLEHAYNKFCGKKVKEKLSNFLPELPGMIDCPGVQDGSSLRSLIEKPPVCGNSFSPLTGTLLTGFRLHTGPLPEQYRLMHIQPPKKKSKHKHRHHRPQDPLPPETPSDSDPKKKKKKRDDDPDRKKKKKDKKKKKNRHSPDHPGLTGFQPNSNSLR from the exons ATGACGGAAATATTTTCAACTTTATTCGGACAAAATGACACGCAACCTCCCTCGGGACCGGCAGCTTTGGGGTTTGTGACTGGGAAACCTCCGCCGCCAAACCAAGCGCCTGTGGCGGCTCAGATTCCAGCACAACACGGGGATGACGGGCCTACACTGCGAAAACCTGGAGCCATGAATGAACCCTTTTATTTACTACGAGAACTGCCTG TTGGAAACGACCTGACGGGAAACACGAACCTCATCACGCATTATAACCTGGAACACGCGTATAATAAATTCTGTGGCAAGAAAGTGAAGGAGAAGCTGAGCAACTTTTTACCAGAGTTACCAG GTATGATAGACTGTCCAGGTGTTCAGGATGGCAGTTCTCTGCGCTCTCTCATTGAAAAACCTCCAGTCTGTGGGAACTCGTTCAGCCCACTGACAGGCACTCTACTCACTGGATTTAGACTTCACACTGGCCCG CTCCCAGAGCAATACAGACTGATGCACATACAGCCACCAAAGAAAAagagcaaacacaaacacaggcaTCATCGACCTCAGGATCCCTTACCACCAG AGACCCCTTCAGACTCTGAccccaagaagaagaagaaaaagagggatgacgACCCTGATcgtaagaagaaaaagaaagacaagaagaaaaaaaag aatcGACACAGTCCTGATCATCCTGGTTTAACTGGCTTTCAGCCCAACAGCAACAGCCTGAGATAA